Below is a genomic region from Ziziphus jujuba cultivar Dongzao chromosome 7, ASM3175591v1.
cttaGCATCGCTAATTTTATGTCGCCAGATCTCAATTTTCTTCTATTTAGCGACATCGTGAAAAGTGCATCGCTTTTTGTCTTATTAAATGACGTTTTATCgcgcatttttttattatgtcgCAAACTTAATGTCGCTAAATCGCTATTTTCACGTAGtgaatataattaaaacaaaaatataattatttgttttttcataatttttaatttattttggttgaTTACTTCCTAACAAAACcaagaaatttatatatattttttagagtAATTTGAAATGAATTTTGGTGACTATCCTAATTAGCTAccctatgatatatatatatatatatatatatataaagcatttttgtgtatttttatacatatagcATACACAAGGATGCCGGCCTCACTGTGGATGCAATAATACAAACGATCAAATCCATGATCAAACGATCAAAAATAGTATGTCTTTGAGGTGAAGTGACATGTCCATAGGCTtgttcttttataattttcatcaaCTGAACTACAAACACACACAATCTTCCTTTTTTAAAGGAAACTGAATTTTCAttggttaaaaatataaaatggatcCAATTAGGTTCATTTGAAGCCAAAAGCCAATATGCTTTCATAAACGATCATCGTTTTAATTGTCCGCTAATCGTGATACTTATTCGGTatagaaattgattaaaattaacattatatGTGTCTTTTTGATGGATATCTGGATCACCCAACTCACTATTTGAACCCTAAACATATTCATAAAGCCCAAGCACTCATACATGTCCTATTGTAGGGAAAGAGCAATGACAGTGAATGACAAATTTGTATTGCTTTAATTAAGCCTTCAACTTCTACTTATAACATTATAGGGAAACTTGTGGCGATGAAATGTAAAAAAAGAgcgagaaaaaataaaaatagaaatagaaaaaagaaagaaaaaatgaaacacaTTTTTCCAAATTTGGTCTCAAATAGCAACTTTATTTTTgtgcattattttatttatatggcaGTAAATCACATGTAACATTAAATGAGTCAGGTTTTAAAATTAACCCAAGATCGGTAAGTTTGGCCGGGCTGGCAATTGAAGGGAATGACATTGTGAGCCACAAGAGTGTGATGCAATGTGAGTGTGGTTAAGCGGATGGAGAAGGGAGGCTGTAACTGTGAGCCTAAGTTGAGCATCCAAGTTGCACCCCAACTATGCTGCATGGGATGCCATAACTCCCGATCACCACCGCTCTGTTTGAGTTCAACAGCACCCAGATCACCGTCACCGTCCTCGTATTCGCTTACCATAGCAAAATAGAAGGGGTTGGATCCAGCATCAACATGGAACGCTATTGTCACACCAGGATATTTGCATTTAACTCTGCCATATGCATCATTACCTCTTCTATATTAGGCCACttaattttagatatatattatttcgtttattaaaaaaaaaagtcaaaatttgatcgcctaaaaaaggaaaggaaattaagaaaatgctcttgatactaaaattaaataaactttgCATTAAATGGaagatatatgtatgtattatatttatatatatatatatatatatatatgtaaggttTGTCATGAAATTAGAAACAATTAATGTTGTGTGACTTAAGTAATTAAATGAAAGGAAAAGTACCTTCTAAACAGTAGTTGCAGGACTCCAGCATTGCGCAAATTATCAGCTTGACCAGGCTTAGCCAGGGCTCCAAAAGCAGTACCGCTTAGATCAAAATGAAATGGCTCGGCGACACACCCAGGGCATTCGTCTGTTATAGTTATAGTCACGGGTCTCCTGGAGCATGCTTGGTTATCTGTGCATTTCACCTGAAATAATTTGttattactttataatattatcaatttaattttatctaagAACATATTGATATGGAATTAATTTTTGGACTTTCATGACCAAATAAAACTCTAATTTTTACTAAGGtttttaacaatataaataaaataagcaagtAATCAATAAAAAGGACAATAAAAACGCATTAATCTCACATGAAccatataaaaaagaagaaaattgtaaGAATCACACAGAATATTATATGTAATTGGTGAAAATTATGGTACGATCTTATAACAACAATCGAAGAGATGTGGCTCAATGTTGATTTATCTGGTGCCgtgagttatatatatatatatcacatacCCGATAACAAGCTCCACAACCATTGCCGTTATTGTATAAAGAAGGGCCTCCTGCTGATACCATTTTGTAGAAAGGGGGATTCTCTACGGCATAATTAAACCCACAAGCTCCTCCTACAcaacatttataaaattaataatatatactttcagatttattaaaaaaagaaaaaagaaagaaaaaaaatagttaattaccATCACTCCCTCCACCACTTGGGCTTCCATACCACGTAGCTCCGCCCTGCAACCACTGCCTAAACATTTGATCAGCATTTGAGATATTAAGAAGCttgggattgaagcctttgcatgatcgaaagaaaaaataaatgttgcaaaaataataaaagagaatGGAGATTGAAGAAGACGAGCCATATGCCGACCACAGTCCTCAAAATAtcgataattaattaattacttgtgGAATATATGTGTGCTAGTACTGTGTGATATTTATAGAGTGAGAGATATGGCAGTTTGTACTGCTGATTAATTGGTTTCAAGAATGGCATTTTTCATTAGATATTTTGAGATTGATTTTAATGAGGAAACCAACCTATATTTCTGGAATTTTCAATTCGATAATTAAAATTAACCCAAAATAATATGAGAGAAACAttctcaattatatatatatatatatatatagagagagagagagagagagagaagctttGACAAAATGCATCACATTTAAGACTTACAATGCATAGGTATAAAGGAAATGTATTCAATGCGAAGTTTAAAgaattcaaaagaaattttaGATCTTAGAATAATTTATGAATCTTTATAAAATTCCATAGGTTTTATATTGTATGTGTGAATATCTAATgaaatctattatatatttctaagattttttcaaagaatataagaattttttttttattttaacaaatatctaagattttttttctttttagcatggttacaatatattttaatttaacaagGACAATATCGTACCAAAATCTTGTAACGGTCcaatccacccgcatgagatattgtctgttTTGGGCCCAGTCCGTACAGTTTCAAAAGGCCTCTCAGTGGTTTAAGGGTCCCATCCCTTCACCTGCTAGTCCCACTGGTCCGGGCCTCCCAGGCTGCTTTCGAATCTAGGTGGTGAGTTTAATCCTACCCCTCGCAGTTTTACATTCCCCGTCAGGAATGCCTCTTTGGGCTCCTTTGgagaaggcctctcaagggaaaggtatccacaccctcttataaggcatactTCGTTCCCCTTCCAAAGGAtttgggatctcacaatccacccccttggggtccagcgtccttgctggcacaccgattcgggtctggctctgataccaactgtaacaactCAGTCTacctgcatgagatattatccgctttgggcccagccagcatggttttaaaaggcctctcagtaGTTTAGGGGTCCTACCACTTCACCTGCAAGTCCTACTGGCccaggcctcccaggcccaaccgagatattgtctaCTTTGAAAGCTAGGtagtgagcccaatcctactcCTCACGATTTTACGGTCCCTGTCAGTAAGGCCTCTCTGGGCTCTTTTGgggaaggcctctcaagggaaaggtatccacaccctctcaTAAGGCATGTGTAACATCCCATCCTGAAGTACattggaaatttctaaaatttgacaaaggttgaccgggtttgaccatcattgaccTAGAAttggtcaaatgttgactttttattcctgatggaatttcacattgaccaaggtaccattaaaacgtacacgttgtcacgagttgatagactagtagcatgtcgaaaacggagctatggtttgaaagttatgagcaaaacaagttgaggtccaaactatccaaggggtgctggagttgactttttgttcatgcaaagttgagctttaactcatgcatggttgtgaagtactcatcgatacaagttcatagactagcggcacacttaaattggacatctggttaaaaagttatggacatgcaaagtttttcgaataccgtaatattttaatatattttgacttgagtgaacagtatttGCCACGTGtcatattttcagccaatcccatgagtgaacagtgtcacccacgggtggctttaattttggccaaaacacatgagccagcgaaagagagagaaagaggggaggagagagtgagagagagctagagagagaaacccaaccggccaaTCGCTGTTCACCCACTTCCGGCCACCAAAACAGTACACGCACTACCCTAGCTTGAATCCCACCTGAAAatcggccggccagccaaaaatcacggccaaccgacagCCGATGCACCCAGATCGAGACTTTTTTCCACAGCGGCgccgattacttcaaacccagatttctctccattccaacctctatttgcctcaccgccggtcctgtTGAGTCACCAATTCcctgatctaccttcccaccaaaaatcactgccagtagccaccggacgcgccaccagaggtggcggattccggtgaccacccAGCTTTtcgggaaatcgacttttcGGCGAGTTTTCAGTTGcaccgcccctcctttcccactaattccgaccctctgagagctttccggcaaaattccggccacctcgggtccgatctccgggaagtaagaccaaattcataatcctcgtttcacaagtttcgattcggtatattactcataaatttttgttaacgtttgtgttaaaacCCCCCagg
It encodes:
- the LOC125423688 gene encoding expansin-B15 — its product is MFRQWLQGGATWYGSPSGGGSDGGACGFNYAVENPPFYKMVSAGGPSLYNNGNGCGACYRVKCTDNQACSRRPVTITITDECPGCVAEPFHFDLSGTAFGALAKPGQADNLRNAGVLQLLFRRVKCKYPGVTIAFHVDAGSNPFYFAMVSEYEDGDGDLGAVELKQSGGDRELWHPMQHSWGATWMLNLGSQLQPPFSIRLTTLTLHHTLVAHNVIPFNCQPGQTYRSWVNFKT